One Maridesulfovibrio frigidus DSM 17176 DNA segment encodes these proteins:
- the rhuM gene encoding RhuM family protein has translation MKSDVAVAKNYLNKEEMDGVARIVNLYLELAESRAKRNIPMTMEDWAKRLDLFLDFEDRDILQGSGKVTALDAKLHAES, from the coding sequence ATTAAAAGTGATGTTGCGGTCGCCAAGAATTACCTGAACAAAGAAGAAATGGACGGCGTTGCCCGTATCGTAAATCTATATTTGGAACTTGCTGAATCCAGAGCCAAGCGCAATATCCCCATGACAATGGAAGACTGGGCCAAACGCTTAGACCTATTCCTAGACTTCGAAGATCGGGATATTCTGCAAGGCAGTGGTAAAGTAACCGCGCTAGATGCCAAGCTTCACGCTGAATCATAA
- a CDS encoding LysR family transcriptional regulator, which translates to MISFNFMHLQCFITAAETGSFSAAGRLLSKAQSGVSTAVSNLEIDLGVQLFDRSRKYLKLTDEGKALLLEAKGVLKSGERLKDRAISFCAQEDTHIRLALDEALYSGFIETVLIEFERKFPFTELDLQSGVFNDVERYVAAGDADIGLLISVGIPQHTETYRLLSYVPFQAAASASHPIAQKEDVTVNDLAAERQLVVTSRGENKDTEVTHFSPKNWLVDSYSTCASLVQNGMGWAFFPTCMSKNLMSDRGIVPLSLELELREHASPLYLIRNTNKKFGKAGQWLLKQLGQHQFRQ; encoded by the coding sequence TTGATTTCATTTAATTTTATGCATCTCCAATGTTTCATTACAGCAGCGGAGACAGGTTCCTTTTCTGCTGCGGGTCGCCTACTGAGCAAGGCTCAGTCCGGGGTCAGTACAGCAGTTTCTAATCTTGAAATAGACCTTGGAGTGCAACTTTTTGATCGCAGTCGCAAATATCTTAAGCTGACAGATGAGGGAAAAGCTCTTTTACTGGAGGCCAAAGGAGTTCTCAAAAGTGGGGAACGACTAAAGGATCGAGCGATATCATTTTGTGCTCAGGAGGACACTCATATCCGTCTTGCGTTGGATGAGGCTCTGTACTCTGGATTTATCGAAACTGTTCTAATTGAATTTGAAAGAAAATTTCCATTTACAGAGCTGGATTTACAATCGGGAGTATTCAACGACGTGGAGAGATACGTGGCTGCAGGAGATGCTGATATAGGCCTTTTAATCAGTGTCGGAATCCCCCAACACACCGAAACATATCGACTGCTTTCATATGTTCCGTTTCAGGCTGCAGCTTCGGCTAGCCATCCGATAGCCCAAAAAGAAGACGTTACTGTTAACGACCTTGCAGCAGAACGACAGCTTGTTGTTACTAGCAGAGGAGAAAATAAAGACACTGAAGTAACTCACTTTAGCCCAAAAAACTGGCTTGTGGACAGCTACAGCACCTGTGCCTCTCTGGTGCAAAACGGAATGGGATGGGCTTTTTTTCCAACATGCATGTCTAAGAATCTGATGTCTGACAGGGGAATTGTACCGTTGTCATTGGAACTTGAGTTGAGAGAGCATGCTTCACCTCTTTATCTAATCAGGAACACAAATAAAAAATTTGGAAAAGCAGGTCAGTGGTTGCTTAAACAATTAGGTCAACATCAATTCAGGCAGTAA
- the rhuM gene encoding RhuM family protein, whose amino-acid sequence MPKSLQIRNSTAEFLIFTAQAGEGSIEVRFEEESIWLSQKLMAQLFDVDVRTISEHLKNIFKSQELEEDSVIRKFRNTASDGKSYNTNFYNLDAIISVGYRVNSVRANHFRQWATQVLREFAIKGYVLDNKRLENGSYLGEDYFDRLLEEMRDIRLSERRFYQKITDIYTTCVDYNKDSPTTKVFFAKVQNKLHFAIHGHTSAELVI is encoded by the coding sequence ATGCCCAAATCACTACAAATTAGAAATAGCACCGCAGAATTCCTGATCTTCACCGCACAGGCTGGAGAAGGCAGCATTGAAGTACGCTTTGAAGAGGAGTCTATCTGGCTCAGTCAAAAGCTTATGGCTCAGCTGTTTGATGTGGATGTACGCACTATCAGCGAACACTTGAAAAACATCTTTAAAAGTCAGGAATTAGAAGAAGATTCAGTTATCCGGAAATTCCGGAATACTGCTTCTGATGGCAAGAGCTACAACACAAATTTCTATAACCTCGATGCCATCATTTCGGTCGGCTATCGGGTTAATTCTGTCCGCGCCAACCATTTTAGACAATGGGCTACGCAGGTTTTGCGTGAGTTTGCTATCAAAGGCTATGTGCTGGATAACAAACGGCTGGAGAATGGCAGCTACTTGGGTGAAGACTATTTTGACCGTTTGCTCGAAGAGATGCGGGACATACGGCTTAGTGAGCGCAGATTTTACCAGAAGATTACCGATATTTACACAACCTGCGTTGATTACAATAAGGACTCCCCTACCACTAAGGTGTTTTTTGCCAAGGTTCAGAACAAGCTCCATTTTGCCATTCACGGCCATACATCCGCTGAGTTGGTAATATAA
- a CDS encoding Fic family protein, with product MTVKGKPLKDFLDARNHSEAIDALKDTIKDERPLTVGLMKEINALILNGVNYTAAQTPEGKQIKKEALAEQYKVHPNHVLTPNGEIHTYVEPEQVSSEMDFLFDWITDQDQKQTHPLITASIAHYNFVRIHPFEDGNGRGARLLMNLILMKKGYLPAVINNENRQEYIEGLQEADKGELGQFCILVSQSLQDTQESIVKILKENAK from the coding sequence TTGACTGTAAAAGGTAAGCCACTCAAAGACTTTCTTGATGCGCGTAACCACTCAGAAGCAATTGATGCACTTAAAGATACCATCAAAGATGAAAGGCCGCTTACGGTCGGACTGATGAAAGAAATTAATGCCCTGATTTTAAATGGAGTGAACTACACGGCGGCCCAAACTCCAGAAGGTAAACAGATCAAAAAAGAAGCCCTTGCCGAGCAATACAAAGTTCATCCAAACCATGTTTTAACTCCAAATGGTGAGATTCATACCTATGTTGAACCGGAACAAGTTTCCTCAGAAATGGATTTCCTCTTTGACTGGATCACTGACCAAGACCAAAAGCAGACACACCCGCTAATTACGGCTTCAATCGCTCATTATAATTTCGTACGCATCCACCCTTTTGAAGATGGCAACGGACGCGGTGCAAGGCTTCTGATGAACCTAATCCTTATGAAAAAAGGCTATCTTCCTGCTGTTATCAACAATGAAAACCGACAGGAATACATCGAAGGCTTACAAGAAGCCGATAAAGGCGAGCTAGGGCAATTTTGTATTTTAGTTTCTCAGTCTTTGCAAGATACACAAGAATCAATTGTCAAGATTCTGAAAGAAAACGCCAAATAA
- a CDS encoding phosphatidylserine decarboxylase: MKNSFRILTSVFLFMVLLSTSTISTAAAKMSIPDDCPCKGSITNLIDAYNNDKVFKVHIDEAFKNMQPVPEGYRKGGNPWIGKSFADLITFFVEWSSFLPEVKGSEDNALKYIEQMDLFAYKNPFGRVAFQTSPGVEIFNRFATERGEFLSSRGSTKKVAEWLADPRIEKEEYVLPDPTAADGGFKSYNDFFSRKFKDINEVRPQTMPDRDYIISSPTDATVNSIPAKIVDGTTKFRTKGTQELNIKELLEGSQYWKKFVGGTALSCVLMPNTYHYYHAPVGGSVIETRLVDGALVGMEEFVKFAPADGNVGAPGASFGAFESYARGYFIIDTGKYGLVGVIPVGLSTVGSVVFEDKFLNADGPVTIKRGDELGHFLYGGSLVILVFEPGKYSSDAIKVRLGNQIGIFDTSSNK; the protein is encoded by the coding sequence ATGAAAAACAGTTTCCGTATACTTACATCAGTCTTTTTATTTATGGTTTTACTTTCCACTTCAACAATATCTACTGCAGCCGCAAAAATGTCCATTCCTGACGATTGTCCATGTAAAGGTTCGATTACAAATCTAATTGATGCGTACAATAATGATAAGGTCTTTAAGGTGCATATTGATGAAGCATTCAAAAATATGCAGCCCGTTCCGGAAGGATACAGGAAAGGCGGAAATCCTTGGATCGGAAAATCTTTTGCTGACCTGATTACATTTTTTGTAGAGTGGAGTTCATTTCTACCGGAAGTAAAAGGTAGTGAGGATAACGCACTTAAATATATCGAACAGATGGATTTGTTTGCGTATAAAAATCCATTTGGGCGGGTGGCTTTCCAAACTTCTCCGGGAGTTGAGATCTTTAACCGTTTTGCGACTGAACGCGGTGAATTTCTATCAAGTAGGGGGTCAACAAAAAAAGTAGCCGAATGGCTTGCTGATCCCCGCATTGAAAAAGAAGAATATGTCCTGCCTGATCCTACAGCCGCTGATGGCGGGTTTAAATCTTACAATGACTTTTTTTCTCGTAAGTTTAAAGATATCAATGAGGTCCGTCCGCAGACTATGCCGGACCGGGATTATATAATTTCTTCACCGACTGATGCCACTGTGAATTCCATTCCTGCAAAAATTGTAGATGGAACCACTAAGTTTAGGACCAAAGGTACTCAGGAACTGAATATTAAAGAGCTGTTGGAAGGATCACAGTATTGGAAGAAGTTTGTAGGTGGCACGGCTCTGTCTTGTGTTCTGATGCCTAATACTTACCATTATTACCATGCTCCAGTCGGCGGTTCGGTTATTGAAACCCGCCTTGTAGATGGCGCATTGGTTGGTATGGAAGAGTTTGTTAAATTCGCTCCAGCTGATGGCAATGTAGGGGCTCCCGGAGCAAGTTTCGGTGCTTTTGAAAGCTATGCGCGTGGTTATTTTATCATCGATACCGGAAAGTACGGTCTGGTTGGAGTTATTCCGGTAGGGCTCAGCACTGTTGGGTCAGTTGTGTTCGAAGACAAGTTTCTCAATGCGGACGGTCCGGTTACGATCAAACGCGGTGATGAATTAGGACATTTCCTTTATGGAGGGTCTCTGGTCATTTTGGTTTTTGAACCTGGAAAATATAGCTCCGATGCGATTAAGGTTCGTTTAGGGAACCAAATCGGTATATTTGATACCAGCTCCAATAAATAG